The Streptomyces sp. NBC_00597 DNA segment CGCCGCGGAACTCGCCGAACTCGCCGGCTGGATGAGCTACGACATCGGCCTGCACCCCACCGCGCAGAAGTACTTCGTCCTCGCCCTGCACGCCGCCAAGGAGGGCGGCGACAAGCCCCTCGGCTCGTACATCCTCTCCAGCATGAGCCGCCAGATGATCCACCTGGGCCGGCCCGAGGACGCCCTCGAACTCATCCACCTGGCGCAATACGGAAGCCGCGACTCCGCCGGCCCGCGCACCCAGGCGATGCTGTATGCGATGGAGGCCCGCGCCTACGCCAACATGGGCCAGCCCAGCCGCTGCAAGCGGGCCGTCCGGATGGCCGAGGACACCTTCTCCGACGTCGATTTCGGCGGCGAGCCCGAACCCGACTGGATCCGCTTCTTCTCCGAGGCCGAACTCAACGGCGAGAACTCCCACTCGTACCGCGACCTGGCCTACGTGGCAGGGCGCAGCCCCATGTACGCCTCCCTCGCCGAACCCGTCATGCAGCGGGCCGTGGAACTCTTCCAGAAGGACGACGAGCACCAGCGCTCGTACAGCCTCAACCTCATCGGCCTAGCCACCGTCCACCTGCTCCAGCGCGAGCCCGAACAGGCCGTGGTCCTCGTCGACCGCGCCCTGAAGGTGGCGGAAAAGGTGCGCTCCGAACGGGTGAACACCCGGATCCGCAAGACGGTCGACACCGCCGCCCGTGAGTACGGCGACGTCGCCGACGTGGTCCGGCTGACCGACCAGCTCGCCTCCCGCCTCCCCGAGGCCGCGGAGGCCGTCTGACGGCCCCGGCGGCCGCCCCCCAAGGCCCCGGCCGCGGCAGTCACCCCGTGAAGCCCGATCAGGCTCCCCCAGCCAGGTCATCCGGGTCATTGCCGCGGCCGGTCTCGCCCTGTGCCTGAACCGGCGCCGCCGCTCTCGCCGCGGTGGCTGCTCGCCGTCGTGGCTGCTCAGTCACCGGTTGCCGTGTTCATCACGTCGTAACAACCCGGATGCCTTCGTCATCGGAGTGAAACACCGAGCGGCGCCGCCGGAAACCGGCCTGCGCGAATCTCATGGTCAATAACCGGCCAGCCCCCAGGCCCCACCCCCGGCCTTACGCCTTGCGCCGCTCAGGTTTTCACGATCGCCCGCACGCGAACGTACCGACGACGAGGAGACGCCGATGGCATCAGCCATCACGACCCTCGCGGCAGACACCCCGACGCTGTCTGCCGCGAACACCGGGTTCATGCTCATCTGCTCCGCCCTGGTCATGCTGATGACCCCGGGACTCGCCTTCTTCTACGGAGGCATGGTCCGCGTCAAGAGCAGCCTCAACATGCTGATGATGAGCTTCATCAGCCTGGGGATCGTCACGATCCTCTGGGTCCTCTACGGCTTCAGCCTCGCCTTCGGCACGGACTCCGGCAGCATCATCGGCTGGTCCTCCGACTACGTCGGCCTCAGCGGCATCGGCATCACCGAGCTGTGGGACGGCTACACCATCCCGGTCTACGTCTTCGCCGTCTTCCAGCTGATGTTCGCCGTCATCACCCCTGCCCTGATCAGCGGCGCCCTGGCCGACCGCGTCAAGTTCAGCGCCTGGGCCCTGTTCACCGCCCTGTGGGTCACCGTCGTCTACTTCCCGGTCGCCCACTGGGTCTGGGGCGCCGGCGGCTGGCTCTTCGAACTCGGCGTCATCGACTTCGCGGGCGGCACCGCCGTCCACATCAACGCCGGCGCCGCGGCCCTCGGCGTCATCCTGGTCATCGGCAAGCGCGTCGGCTTCAAGAGGGACCCGATGCGCCCCCACAGCCTCCCGCTCGTGATGCTCGGCGCGGGTCTGCTCTGGTTCGGCTGGTTCGGCTTCAACGCAGGCTCCTGGCTCGGCAACGACGACGGCGTGGGCGCGGTCATGTTCGTCAACACCCAGGTCGCCACCGCCGCCGCCATGCTCGCCTGGCTCGGCTACGAGAAGCTGCGCCACGGCTCCTTCACCACCCTCGGCGCCGCCTCCGGCGCGGTCGCCGGCCTCGTCGCGATCACCCCCTCCGGCGGCTCCTGCTCCCCGCTCGGCGCGATCGCCATCGGCGCCATCGCCGGCGTCGTCTGCGCCATGGCCGTCGGCCTCAAGTACAAGTTCAACTTCGACGACTCCCTCGACGTGGTCGGCGTCCACCTCGTCGGAGGCGTCATCGGCTCGCTGCTGGTGGGCCTCTTCGCCACCGGCGGGGTCCAGTCCGACGTGGCCGGCCTCTTCTACGGCGGCGGCCTGGAGCAGCTCGGCAAGCAGGCCATCGGGGTCTTCTCCGTCCTCGCCTACTCTCTCGTCGTGTCCGCGGTCCTCGCCTTCCTCCTCGACAAGACGATCGGGATGCGGGTCACCGAGGACGACGAGGTCTCCGGCATCGACCAGGTCGAGCACGCCGAGACCGCCTACGACTTCAGCGGAGCCGGCGGCGGAGCCTCCTCCAGGAGCACCGCCGCACCCGTATCCGCCGCCGCGAGCAAGAAGGTTGACGCATGAAGCTGATCACCGCGATCGTCAAGCCGCACCGGCTGGACGAGATCAAGGACGCCCTCCAGCGGTTCGGAGTCCAGGGGCTCACGGTCTCCGAGGCCAGCGGGTACGGCCGCCAGCGCGGGCACACCGAGGTCTACCGCGGCGCCGAGTACACCGTGGACCTCGTACCGAAGATCCGCATCGAGGTGGTCGTCGAGGACGACGACGCCGAATCGGTGATGGACGTCCTGGTCAAGGGCGCCCGCACCGGAAAGATCGGTGACGGCAAGGTGTGGAGCGTCCCCGTGGACGCGGTCATCCGCGTCCGCACCGGCGAGCGCGGCGCAGAAGCGCTCTGAGCGACGGGAGCTCCTGGGTGACGAGCGTCGAACAGACCACGACGGGCGATTCCGGCGAACCGTCCGGCTCGGGACCCAGCGGGTACGCCGCGGCCCGGCTGCGACTCCTCCAGGAGGAGTCGCGGTCCGGGCCTTCGCGGCGTTCCGCGCTGGCCGGGCTGACCGACGACTGGCTGAACGCCCTGTTCACCACGGCCCTGCGGGAGACCGGGGTACGGGGCGCCACCCTCGTCGCCGTCGGCGGCTACGGACGGGCCGAACTCTCCCCGCGCAGCGATCTCGACCTGCTGCTGCTCCACGACGGCAAGGCGGAGCCGCGGGCCCTCGGCGCCCTGGCCGACCGCATCTGGTACCCCGTGTGGGACCTGGGCGTGGCCCTCGACCACTCGGTACGGACCCCGGCCGAGGCCCGCAAGACCGCGGGCGAGGACCTCAAGGTGCACCTGGGGCTGCTCGACGCCCGGCCGGTCGCCGGCGACGCGGGCCTCCTCACGGGCCTGCGCACCTCGGTCCTGGCCGACTGGCGCAACCAGGCCGCCAAACGCCTCCCGCAGCTGCACTCCCTGTGCCGGGAGCGGGCCGAGCAGGCCGGAGAGCTCCGCTTCCTGCTGGAACCCGACCTCAAGGAGGCCCGCGGCGGACTCCGCGACGCCACCGCGCTGCGGGCGGTCGCCGCGTCCTGGCTGGCCGACGCCCCGCGCGAGGGACTGGCCGAGGCCCGGCGGCGGCTGCTGGACGCGCGGGACGCCCTGCACCTGGTGACGGGCAGGGCGACCGACCGGCTCGCGCTCCAGGAACAGGACCAGGTCGCGACGCAGCTGGGCCTGCTCGACGCCGACGCGCTGCTGCGCGAGGTGTACGAGGCCGCACGGGTCGTCGCCTACGCCGGCGACGTGACCTGGCGGGAGGTCGGGCGGGTGCTGCGGGCCCGGGCGGCCCGGCCGAGGCTGCGCGGGCTGCTCGGGCCCCGGGGGGCCGCCGTCGAGCGGGCGCCGCTCGCCGAAGGCGTCGTGGAGTCCGACGGCGAGGCCGTGCTCGCGCTGGCCGCCCGGCCCGACCGGGACCCGGTACTGGCCCTGCGGTTCGGCGCCGCGGCCGCACAGGCGGGCCTGCCGGTGTCGCTGCACGCCGTACGACGGCTCGCGGCGCAGGCGAAACCGCTGCCCGTGCCGTGGCCCGCGGAGGCGCGCGAGCAGCTGGTGACCCTGCTCGGCGCGGGGGAGCCCACGGTGGCCGTCTGGGAAGCCCTGGAAGCGGAGGGCCTGATCACCCGGCTGCTGCCCGACTGGGAACGGGTGCGGTGCCGCCCGCAGCGCAACCCCGTGCACACCTGGACCGTGGACCGGCACCTGGTGGAGACGGCGGTCCGCGCCTCGGCCCTGACCCGCCGGGTCGGCCGCCCCGACCTGCTGCTGATGGCCGCGCTGCTGCACGACATCGGCAAGGGCTGGCCGGGGGACCACTCGGTCGCGGGCGAGACCATCGCCCGCGACGTGGCCGTACGCGTGGGCTTCGACGCACAGGACGCCGCCGTCCTCGGGGTGCTCGTACGGCACCACCTGCTGCTGATCGACACCGCGACGCGGCGCGACCTCGACGACCCGGCGACGGTCCGGTCGGTCGCGCAGGCCGTCGGATCGGTCGGCACCCTGGAGATCCTGCACGCGCTGACCGAGGCGGACGCCCTGGCCACCGGGCCCGCGGCGTGGAGCACCTGGCGGGGCTCGCTCGTCGCGGACCTGGTGGCGCGGGTCGCCTCCGTCCTGCGGGGAGCGTCGCCGGTCGCCGCCGACTTGACCATCCCGACGACGGAACAGGAACGCCTCGCGGTGGAGGCGCTGCGCACCCGGGAGCCCGTACTGGCGCTGCACGCGCGCCAGGAGGAGGACGACGCCGTCGGGGTCGAACTGGTGGTGGCGGTCCCGGACCAAGCGGGGGTCCTCCCGGCCGTGGCCGGCGTACTGGCCCTGCACCGGCTCACGGTCCGGGCCGCGGACCTGCGCTCCCTGGAGCTCCCGGACCTGCCCGGTGAGGTCCTGGTCCTGCGGTGGCGGGTGGCCGCCGAGTACGGCTCCCTGCCGGAGGCGGCCCGGCTGCGCACGGACCTGGTCCGGGCACTGGACGGCTCCCTGGACGTCCCGGCGAAGCTGGCCGACCGGGAGGCCGCGTACCCGCGACGGCGCGGGGTGGTCCCGCCGCCGCCCCGGGTCACGGTGGTACCCGAGGTGTCCTCGCTGGCCACGGTCCTGGAGGTCCGGGCCCCCGACGCGGTGGGCCTGCTGCACCGCATCGGGCGCGCGCTGGAGTCCTCCGGGGTCCGGGTACGCAGCGCCCACGTGTCCACCCTCGGAGCGAACGCGGTGGACTCCCTGTACGTGGTCGATCCGGACGGCAAACCCCTGCCAGCACCCGCGGCCTCCGCCCTGGCCTCCCACCTGGAAGCCGCCCTCCGCTGACCCGGCGCCCCGGCCCGCCCCGGCTCCGCGCGGGCCGGGGCCGGGCCGGTTCCCGGTCAGGAGACGGGCCGACGGGTTCAGCATCCGGCGGGGCCCGATACCCTGGGGGACGACCACACGCCCCCGACCCGAGGAATCGCGACCACCGTGTTCGATACGCTTTCCGACCGCCTCAGCGCGACCTTCAAGTCCCTCCGGGGCAAAGGTCGCCTCTCCGAGCAGGACATCGACGCTGCGGCGCGGGAAATCCGTATCGCCCTCCTTGAGGCCGACGTCGCCCTCCCCGTGGTCCGCTCCTTCATCGCGAACGTCAAGGAGCGCGCCCGCGGCGAAGAGGTCTCCAAGGCCCTGAACCCGGGCCAGCAGGTCCTCAAGATCGTCAACGACGAGCTCGTCTCGATCCTCGGCGGCGAGACCCGGCGGCTGCGCTTCGCCAAGACCGCGCCCACCGTGATCATGCTCGCCGGTCTCCAGGGTGCCGGTAAGACCACCCTCGCCGGAAAGCTCGGCCTCTGGCTCAAGGGCCAGGGCCACTCCCCGCTGCTCGTCGCCTGCGACCTCCAGCGCCCCAACGCCGTCAACCAGCTGAGCGTCGTCGCCGAGCGCGCCGGTGTCGCGGTCTATGCGCCCGCCCCCGGCAACGGCGTCGGCGACCCCGTGCAGGTGGCCAAGGACTCCATCGAGTACGCCCGCACCAAGCAGTACGACATCGTCATCGTCGACACCGCCGGCCGCCTCGGCATCGACCAGGAGCTGATGCAGCAGGCCGCGGACATCCGCGACGCCGTCAGCCCCGACGAGATCCTCTTCGTCGTCGACGCCATGATCGGCCAGGACGCGGTCAACACCGCCGAGGCCTTCCGCGACGGCGTCGGCTTCGACGGCGTCGTGCTCTCCAAGCTCGACGGCGACGCCCGCGGCGGTGCCGCGCTCTCCATCGCGCACGTCACCGGCAAGCAGATCATGTTCGCCTCGAACGGCGAGAAGCTCGACGAGTTCGACGCGTTCCACCCCGACCGCATGGCGGGCCGGATCCTCGACATGGGTGACATGCTCACCCTCATCGAGCAGGCCGAGAAGACCTTCAGCCAGGCCGAAGCCGAGAAGATGGCGGCCAAGCTCGCGAAGGGCCCGAAGGAGTTCACGCTCGACGACTTCCTGGCCCAGATGGAGCAGGTCCGCAAGATGGGCTCCATCTCCAAGCTGCTCGGCATGCTCCCCGGCATGGGGCAGATCAAGGACCAGATCAACAACATCGACGAGCGCGACGTGGACCGCACCGCCGCGATCATCAAGTCGATGACCCCGGCCGAGCGCCAGGACCCGCACCTCATCAACGGCTCGCGCCGCGCCCGTATCGCCAAGGGCTCCGGCGTCGAGGTCAGCGCCGTCAAGAACCTCGTCGAGCGCTTCTTCGAGGCCCGCAAGATGATGTCCCGCATGGCCCAGGGCGGCGGGATGCCCGGCATGCCCGGCATCCCGGGCATGGGCGGCGGCCCCGGCCGGCAGAAGAAGCAGGTCAAGCAGGCCAAGGGCAAGCGCAAGAGCGGCAACCCGATGAAGCGCAAGGAAGAGGAAGCGGCGGCAGCCGCCCGTCGCGAGCAGGGCCCGCAGAGCGCCCCGCCCGCCACCGGCAGCCCGTTCGGCCTTCCCGCCGGCGGCCAGTCCGGCCAGGACTTCGACCTTCCGGACGAGTTCAAGAAGTTCATGAAGTAAGGGCAGTCGCAGGGCGAGGGGCCCCGGCCGGATCATCCGGCCGGGGCCCCTTTCCCATGGGCTCAGCAGGCGCAATGGTGCGTTATATCCCTTATGGTCGGCCACGAGGACGGCAGTAAGGAGGCCACGTGCCCAGCCCCACCCCCGTACCGCCTCGCGACCGCGCCGACACGCCCTGGCGCTCCGAGGGCGCACCGCCCGCACCGCCGCCCAAGAGGCGGATGCCCGGGGGCTGGCGCGGACTGATCCTCGCCGCCATGATCGTCTTCCTGATCACCAACGTGGTCCTCTCGTTCTTCAACAAGGGCGACGAGCCGACCGTCTCCTACACGGAATTCAGCAAACAGGTCGCCGACGGCAACGTCTCGAAGATCTACTCCAAGGGCGACGCGATCCAGGGCGAACTGAAGACCGAACAGCCGCTGCCCGACGGCGGCAAGGGCGACTACACGAAGTTCGTCACCCAGCGCCCCGCCTTCGCCGACGACCAGCTCTGGGCCAACCTCAGCAAGCACGGCGTCGTCGTCACCGCCTCCCCGGTCGTCGTGCAGCGCAGCTTCCTGGCCAATCTGCTGCTCTCGCTGGCCCCGATGCTGCTGCTGGTCCTCCTGTGGGTGTTCATCGCCCGCCGCATGGGCTCCGCGATGGGCGGCGTCGGCGCGCTGGGCCGCAAACAGCCGCCCAAACCCGTCGAACTGGAGGGCGGGAAGCGCACCACCTTCGCCGACGTGGCCGGGATCGACGAGGTCAAGGGCGAGCTCAGCGACGTCGTGGACTTCCTCAAGAACCCCCAGCAGTACCGGGCCATGGGCGCCCGGATGCCCGGCGGGGTCCTGCTCGCTGGACCGCCCGGCACGGGCAAGACCCTCCTCGCGCGGGCGGTCGCGGGCGAGGCCGGGGTGCCGTTCTTCTCCGCCTCGGCCTCCGAGTTCATCGAGATGATCGTCGGCGTGGGCGCCTCCCGGGTGCGCGAACTCTTCTCCGAGGCGCGGAAGGTGGCCCCCTCGATCGTCTTCATCGACGAGATCGACACCATCGGCCGGGCCCGCGGCGGCGGCGCCGGCCTCGGCGGCCACGACGAGCGCGAACAGACCCTGAACCAGATCCTGACCGAGATGGACGGCTTCTCCGGCTCGGAGGGCGTGGTCGTCCTCGCCGCCACCAACCGGCCCGACGTCCTGGACCCGGCGCTCACCCGGCCCGGCCGCTTCGACCGCACGGTGTCCGTCTCCCCGCCCGACCGCTCCGGCCGCGAAGCCATCCTGCGGATCCACACCCGCGAGATCCCCCTCGCCGCCGACGTGGACCTCGACCAGGTGGCCCGCACCACCCCCGGCATGACGGGCGCGGACCTCGCCAACCTGGCCAACGAAGCCGCCCTCCTCGCGGTGAAGCGCAAACAGAGCCAGGTCACCCAGGCGGACTTCATGGACGCCCTGGAGAAGGTCCAGCTGGGCGCGGCGCGGGCCCTGGTCATGCCGGAAGAGGAGCGTCGCCGCACGGCCTACCACGAGAGCGGCCACGCCCTGCTGGGCATGCTCCAGCCGGGCGCCGACCCCGTCCGCAAGATCACGATCGTGCCGCGCGGCCGGGCGCTCGGCGTCACCCTCTCGACCCCCGACGCGGACCGCTACTCCTACACGCAGGAGTACCTCCGCGGCCGCATCATCGGCGCGCTGGGCGGCATGGCGGCCGAGCACGTCGTCTTCGACGTCATCACCACGGGCGCGGAGAACGACCTGGAACAGGTCACCAACCTCGCCCGCGGCATGGTCGGCCGCTGGGGCATGAGCGAGCGCGTCGGCCGCCTCACCGCGATCCCGGCGGACGCGCAGAGCCCTTACGGGCTCCTGGCCGCCCCCTCCACCCTCGACACGGTGGACCAGGAGATGCGGCGCATCGTCGACGAGTGCTACGTCGAGGCCTGCCGACTGCTGCGCGAACACCGTCCGAAACTCGACGCCCTGACCGAGGCCTTGCTGGCGAACGAGACCCTGGACGAGCCGGCCGCCTACGAGGCCGCGGGCATCGTGCGCCCGGCGAAGTAGCGGCGCGGGCCGCGCCCGCGCGCGCCCCGCCCCAGCCCCGCACCCGCGGTTCCGGTTCGGCTACGGCACGCGGGCGATCACGTACCGGAAGATGTTCGGCAGCCACACGGTGCCGTCCGGCCGCTCGTACGGGTGCAGCGCTTCGGCCAGCTCCTTCTCGACCTGCGCCGGATCGGAGGAGGACTCGTACAGCCCCGCCGACAGCAGCCCCCGTACCGCGCTGTCCACGTCCGCGTACCCGAAGGGGCAGAACACCCGCCCCGACCCGTCCGGCGAGAGCCCGGCCCGCGCCACGACCGCGTCCAGGTCCTGCGGGGCGGGGCCGCCGCCCAGCACCGCGGGCACCGTGCACCGCTCCGCCGGACCCCAGTCGGCCAGCACCACCGCTGCGCCCCGCCGGACCGCAGGCAGGGCCGCGTCCAGCGCCGCCGCGGGCGGCGAGAACGCCAGCAGCACGTCGTACGGGCGCGCACCGTCCGGTGGGGCCGGGACCACCTCCAGCAGCCGCTCGCGCGCCAGCTCCCGCCGGGCCGGATCCGCCTCCACCCCCGTGGCGGCGGCTCCCCTGCCCGCGGCCAGCAGCAGGGCCAGCCCGGCCCCGCAGTCCAGGCCGAGCAGCCGGTCGCCCGGCCCGACCTCCAGCCGGTCGTAGACCGCTTCGTACAGCGGTACCAGCATCCGTTCCTGGATCTCCGCCCAGTCCCGGGCGACGAGCGTCGCCGTCGGCGTCGGTGTCATCGAAAGAGCGCTCCTGATTCCTTGTCGCCCCCTTGCCCCCGTTGCCAGAGAACTCCCCATTCGCCCCCGCGTCCAGAGGAGTGCGCCACCCGATTCACGCATCGAGTGCCCGGCGCCGTACCATTCGCGCCATGGCAAAGGCACCCGTTCTCACCCCCCAGGCGGAGGATTTCCCCCGCTGGTACCAGGATCTGATCAACAAGGCCGAGCTGGCCGACAACGGTCCGGTACGCGGCACCATGGTCATCCGGCCGTACGGCTACGGCCTGTGGGAGCGGATGCAGCAGGAGATGGACGCGCGCATCAAGGACGCGGGCGCCCAGAACGCGTACTTCCCGCTGTTCATCCCGCAGTCGTACCTGACGAGGGAAGCCGAGCACGTCGAGGGCTTCGCCCCCGAGCTCGCGGTCGTCACGCACGGCGGCGGCAAGGAGCTGGAAGAGCCGGTCGTGGTCCGGCCCACCTCCGAGACGATCATCAACGACTACTTCTCCAAGTGGGTCCAGAGCTACCGCGACCTGCCCCTGCTGATCAACCAGTGGGCCAACGTCGTCCGCTGGGAGATGCGCCCGCGCGTGTTCCTCCGTACGAGTGAGTTCCTCTGGCAGGAGGGCCACACCGCCCACGCCACGTACGAGGACGCCCGCGACTACGCCGCCCGCATCCACACGGACGTGTACGGCGACTTCATGACGAACGTGCTCGGCATCGACGTCGTGCTCGGCCGCAAGACCGCCAAGGAGCGCTTCGCCGGCGCCATCAACACCCTCACCCTCGAAGGCATGATGGGCGACGGCAAGGCGCTCCAGCTGGGCACGAGCCACGAGCTCGGCACCAACTTCGCCAAGGCCTTCAACACGCAGTACCTGTCGAAGGAAGGCAAGCAGGAGCTCGTCTGGCAGACCTCGTGGGGCGTTTCGACCCGCATGGTCGGCGGTCTGATCATGTCCCACGGCGACGACAACGGCCTGCGTGTCCCGCCGCGCCTCGCGCACGTCCAGGTCGTCGTCATGGCGATCAAGGGTGACGAGGCCGTCGCCAAGGTCCGCGAGCTCGGTGCGCAGCTGAAGGCCGCCGGTATCCGCGTCCACGTCGACGACCGGGTCGACACCCCCTTCGGCCGCCGCGCGGTGGACTGGGAGCTCAAGGGGGTACCGGTCCGCGTCGAGATCGGCCCCCGCGACCTGGAGGCCGGCACCGCGATGCTGGCCCGCCGGATCCCCGGCGGCAAGGAGCCCGTGCAGATCGACGCGCTCGCCGACCTGCTGCCCAAGGTGCTGGAGGAGGACCAGGCGCAGCTGCTGCGCGAGTCCCGCGAGCGCCGCCTGGCCCGTACCTCCGACGTCTCCACCATCGAGGAGGCCGCCGAGGTCGCCGTCGCGGGCGGCTGGGCGCGGATGCCGTGGGCCGACCTCGGCCCCGAGGGCGAGGCGAAGCTGGGTGAGCAGGCCGTCTCCGTGCGCTGCCTGATCGCCGCGGATGGCTCGGTGCCGGAGGCGGACGACGCCCCCGGTACGCTCGCGATCGTCGCGCGCTCGTACTGATCGCCGCCGCCTGACTTCGGACCCGCCCCGGCGCACGGCACGAGCCGCGCGCCGGGGCCGGTTCTTTTCGGTCGGCCTGGTCGACGTTACGTACCGACTCCTCCTGAGATCGGCGCACCCGTCCTCGTCGGGACGCATCAGACTGAACTGACTGGTACGTGCAAAAAATTTGGAATGGCCCGGAATCGGAACACCGGGGCACCCCGGCTCGTTGTCACGACGTGAGCACGACACCACCTGTTCTCGCCGCAGAGCTGGCGCAGGCGTGGGCCGACATTCAGCGGTACCACCCCGAGCTGCCTGACCTTGCCGCGCCCGAGTCCCTGATCGGAGAGTCCTCGTCCGCCTGTGGCGCCGAGCTCTCCTTCGAGCGACTGCTGCACGAGGCAGTCCACGGCATCGCCGCCGCCCGCGGAGTGCGCGACACCTCGCGGGCGGGCCGCTACCACAACCGCAGATTCCTCGCGATCGCCGAGGAGATGGGGCTGGACCATTCCGACGAGCCGCATGCCAGCAGCGGCTTCTCGTTGGTCTCGCTCAATCCCGAGGCGAAGAAGCGCTACCGCCCCACCATGGAGCGGCTCCAGCGCGCACTCAAGGCGCACACCGCCGCGACGGCGGCCGACACCAAGCGCAGCTTCCGCGGGCCGGCCGCCCGGCACGGCTCCTCGGGCGGCGGTGTCCGGGTCAAGGCCGTCTGCGACTGCGGGCGCAACGTGCGGGTGGTCCCGTCCGTACTGGCGCAGGCGCCGATCGTCTGCGGCGGCTGCATGAAGCCGTTCCGCATCCCCGAAGTCGCCGTCTCGGTAGCCGCCTCCTGAGCCCGCGGCTCCGCGGCCGACGGGCTGACGGGCGGGCGGATGCCTGCGGTGCGGTGCGGGGGGCGGCCCGAGGGTGCGCGGCCCCGCACCCTCGATCGCAGCTCCCCGCGAGAAGCGCCGCAGGCATGTGGCACAATGGCTAGCTGTACTCGACAGTCGCATAGGACCCCTCTCTCCTCCGGCTGACGCGTCCATCGGGCACCCGAGTACCGCAACCCCACGTGGCATCTCATGTGCCCAACCACGTCAAGTTCAGGAGACACCACTCCAGTGGCAGTCAAGATCAAGCTCAAGCGCCTCGGCAAGATTCGCCAGCCGCACTACCGCATCGTCGTCGCCGACTCGCGCACCCGCCGCGATGGTCGTGCGATCGAGGAGATCGGTCTGTACCACCCGACGTACAACCCGTCGCGCATCGAGGTCAACGCCGAGCGTGCGCAGTACTGGCTGTCCGTCGGCGCCCAGCCCACCGAGGCTGTGCTCGCCATCCTGAAGCTGACCGGCGACTGGCAGGCGCACAAGGGCCTCCCGGCCCCCGCGCCGCTGCTGCAGCCGGAGACGAAGGAGAGCAAGCGTCGCTCCTTCGACGAGTTCGCCAAGGCCCTTGAGGGCATCGGCGAGACCAAGGGCGAGGCCATCACGCAGAAGGCGAAGAAGGCCGACAAGAAGGCGGACGAGGCTGAGGCCGCCGCCGAGTCGACCGAGGCCTGAGCATGCTCGAGGAGGCTCTTGAGCACCTCGTGAAGGGCATTGTGGACAACCCCGACGACGTGCAGGTCGCCTCGCGCAACCTGCGTCGTGGGCAGGTGCTCGAAGTCCGGGTTCACCCGGACGACCTCGGGAAGGTGATCGGTCGCAACGGCCGCACCGCACGTGCCCTGCGTACCGTCGTGGGCGCCATCGGCGGCCGGGGGATCCGCGTCGACCTCGTCGACGTGGACCAGGTCCGCTGAGCAGTTGAATCACCGGCACGGGCCGGGGAGGGCATTCGTGCCCGCCCCGGCCCGTCGTCGTCTGAACAGGAGACAAACAGTGCAGCTGGTAGTCGCGCGGATCGGCCGCGCCCACGGGATCAAGGGTGAGGTCACCGTCGAGGTGCGGACCGACGAGCCGGAGCTGCGGCTCTCGCCCGGCGCCGTGCTCCGGACCGAACCGGCTTCGACGGGTCCCCTGACCATCGAGACGGGCCGCGTCCACAGCGGCCGGCTCCTGCT contains these protein-coding regions:
- the ftsH gene encoding ATP-dependent zinc metalloprotease FtsH, giving the protein MPSPTPVPPRDRADTPWRSEGAPPAPPPKRRMPGGWRGLILAAMIVFLITNVVLSFFNKGDEPTVSYTEFSKQVADGNVSKIYSKGDAIQGELKTEQPLPDGGKGDYTKFVTQRPAFADDQLWANLSKHGVVVTASPVVVQRSFLANLLLSLAPMLLLVLLWVFIARRMGSAMGGVGALGRKQPPKPVELEGGKRTTFADVAGIDEVKGELSDVVDFLKNPQQYRAMGARMPGGVLLAGPPGTGKTLLARAVAGEAGVPFFSASASEFIEMIVGVGASRVRELFSEARKVAPSIVFIDEIDTIGRARGGGAGLGGHDEREQTLNQILTEMDGFSGSEGVVVLAATNRPDVLDPALTRPGRFDRTVSVSPPDRSGREAILRIHTREIPLAADVDLDQVARTTPGMTGADLANLANEAALLAVKRKQSQVTQADFMDALEKVQLGAARALVMPEEERRRTAYHESGHALLGMLQPGADPVRKITIVPRGRALGVTLSTPDADRYSYTQEYLRGRIIGALGGMAAEHVVFDVITTGAENDLEQVTNLARGMVGRWGMSERVGRLTAIPADAQSPYGLLAAPSTLDTVDQEMRRIVDECYVEACRLLREHRPKLDALTEALLANETLDEPAAYEAAGIVRPAK
- a CDS encoding methyltransferase type 11; translated protein: MTPTPTATLVARDWAEIQERMLVPLYEAVYDRLEVGPGDRLLGLDCGAGLALLLAAGRGAAATGVEADPARRELARERLLEVVPAPPDGARPYDVLLAFSPPAAALDAALPAVRRGAAVVLADWGPAERCTVPAVLGGGPAPQDLDAVVARAGLSPDGSGRVFCPFGYADVDSAVRGLLSAGLYESSSDPAQVEKELAEALHPYERPDGTVWLPNIFRYVIARVP
- the proS gene encoding proline--tRNA ligase, which produces MAKAPVLTPQAEDFPRWYQDLINKAELADNGPVRGTMVIRPYGYGLWERMQQEMDARIKDAGAQNAYFPLFIPQSYLTREAEHVEGFAPELAVVTHGGGKELEEPVVVRPTSETIINDYFSKWVQSYRDLPLLINQWANVVRWEMRPRVFLRTSEFLWQEGHTAHATYEDARDYAARIHTDVYGDFMTNVLGIDVVLGRKTAKERFAGAINTLTLEGMMGDGKALQLGTSHELGTNFAKAFNTQYLSKEGKQELVWQTSWGVSTRMVGGLIMSHGDDNGLRVPPRLAHVQVVVMAIKGDEAVAKVRELGAQLKAAGIRVHVDDRVDTPFGRRAVDWELKGVPVRVEIGPRDLEAGTAMLARRIPGGKEPVQIDALADLLPKVLEEDQAQLLRESRERRLARTSDVSTIEEAAEVAVAGGWARMPWADLGPEGEAKLGEQAVSVRCLIAADGSVPEADDAPGTLAIVARSY
- the rpsP gene encoding 30S ribosomal protein S16 — encoded protein: MAVKIKLKRLGKIRQPHYRIVVADSRTRRDGRAIEEIGLYHPTYNPSRIEVNAERAQYWLSVGAQPTEAVLAILKLTGDWQAHKGLPAPAPLLQPETKESKRRSFDEFAKALEGIGETKGEAITQKAKKADKKADEAEAAAESTEA
- a CDS encoding RNA-binding protein, giving the protein MLEEALEHLVKGIVDNPDDVQVASRNLRRGQVLEVRVHPDDLGKVIGRNGRTARALRTVVGAIGGRGIRVDLVDVDQVR